One part of the Neisseria zalophi genome encodes these proteins:
- a CDS encoding pyrimidine 5'-nucleotidase, whose protein sequence is MNCQTVWLFDLDNTLHHADAGIFSLINKQMTAYMARHLNLSDEAASDLRQDYWHRYGATLAGLQKHHPEICVNDFLQKSHPLQDILPALVPMENAIETLSGLGGRKVVFSNAPSFYVQALVEQLGIAAYFDALFGTDDFGLYYKPHPQAYRHVCKVLDISPNCCIMVDDSADNLHAAKTLGMHTVWFGKQAHALPFVDFAAPDMVSLSEWAKIPMNGSLSIGTQFD, encoded by the coding sequence ATGAATTGTCAAACAGTTTGGTTGTTCGATCTCGACAACACCCTGCATCATGCCGATGCGGGTATTTTTTCTTTAATCAACAAACAGATGACGGCATATATGGCCCGTCATTTAAATTTAAGTGATGAAGCGGCTTCCGATTTAAGGCAAGACTACTGGCACCGCTATGGCGCAACGCTGGCGGGCCTACAAAAGCACCATCCCGAAATCTGTGTTAATGACTTTTTACAAAAAAGCCATCCTTTACAAGATATATTGCCGGCATTGGTGCCGATGGAAAATGCCATAGAAACTTTAAGCGGTTTGGGTGGTCGAAAAGTTGTATTTTCCAATGCACCGTCATTTTATGTGCAGGCATTGGTTGAGCAGTTGGGTATAGCTGCTTATTTTGATGCTTTGTTCGGCACCGATGATTTCGGCTTGTATTACAAACCGCATCCTCAGGCTTATCGGCATGTGTGCAAAGTATTAGACATAAGCCCGAACTGTTGCATTATGGTTGATGATAGTGCCGACAATCTGCATGCTGCCAAAACATTGGGTATGCATACAGTATGGTTTGGTAAACAAGCACATGCGCTGCCTTTTGTAGATTTTGCCGCACCTGATATGGTTTCGTTGTCCGAGTGGGCAAAAATACCAATGAATGGTTCACTATCAATTGGTACACAATTTGATTAA
- a CDS encoding thiamine ABC transporter substrate-binding protein: protein MTQKLLLGLSLCLLSFQAAAQSEVRLAVHGSFSLPDEQIKKFEQDNHTKLTIIKAGSGNEMLNKLILSRAKPIADVVYGLDNVNITKAWENGILSSKQPTSVPTDASLSGVLAVDYAYVVLNYDKKWFEDKKLPLPQSMEDLAKPAYKDLLVVPNPSTSSPGLSFLMANIGGLGEEQAFKWWADMRKNGVKVSQSWSDAYYTDFTQNGGSRPLIVSYATSPAAEVYYSKGKYSVPPTGNLFLKGGVFRQIEGAAVLNGAENPGLAMKLASYLQSAEVQKTLPSEMWVYPAAKGTPLPQVFEFAQTPKQHYTPSSNLMADKQKQWVSRWIRTVLK from the coding sequence ATAACACAGAAATTATTATTAGGCTTGAGCTTATGCCTACTCAGCTTCCAAGCTGCCGCACAATCGGAAGTCCGACTGGCTGTACACGGTTCTTTCAGCCTGCCCGACGAACAAATCAAAAAATTCGAGCAAGATAATCATACGAAGCTCACCATTATTAAAGCCGGTAGCGGTAATGAAATGCTGAATAAATTGATTTTAAGCCGTGCCAAACCGATTGCTGATGTGGTCTATGGCTTAGACAATGTCAACATCACCAAAGCATGGGAAAACGGGATTTTATCTTCAAAACAACCGACATCTGTGCCCACCGATGCCTCTTTATCCGGTGTATTGGCCGTTGACTACGCCTATGTGGTGCTGAACTACGATAAAAAATGGTTTGAAGATAAAAAGCTGCCGTTGCCACAATCAATGGAAGACTTAGCCAAGCCGGCCTATAAAGATTTATTAGTCGTACCTAATCCCAGCACATCCAGCCCGGGGTTATCTTTCCTGATGGCCAATATCGGCGGGCTCGGTGAAGAGCAAGCATTCAAATGGTGGGCCGATATGCGTAAAAACGGTGTAAAAGTAAGCCAAAGCTGGAGCGATGCCTACTATACCGACTTCACCCAAAACGGCGGCTCTCGTCCTTTAATCGTCAGCTATGCCACCAGCCCTGCCGCCGAAGTCTATTACAGCAAAGGTAAATACAGTGTACCGCCAACCGGAAACTTATTCCTAAAAGGCGGCGTATTCCGCCAAATAGAAGGGGCTGCTGTATTGAATGGGGCAGAAAACCCCGGGTTGGCCATGAAACTGGCTTCATACCTGCAAAGTGCCGAAGTACAAAAAACTCTGCCTTCTGAAATGTGGGTATACCCTGCCGCCAAAGGCACACCATTGCCGCAAGTGTTTGAATTCGCCCAAACACCGAAACAGCACTACACCCCCAGCAGCAACCTAATGGCAGACAAACAAAAACAATGGGTCAGCCGTTGGATAAGAACCGTACTCAAATAA
- a CDS encoding TIGR02391 family protein: MSQQQPFNEGTIEALARVLGECGSGTDITRILNDRGLPDHSGESTKWRRLYFIFLTSQKETNSPNKILDFIRSFLTPARFVGRNEELENHRTKLNTILVMVGLELGKDGQFRIVHPATTLDEAEKRVQTIRERLKGRAIHSEVEKYCRAELMQENYFHAVFEASKGLAQRIRELSGTDGDGAQLIDKVFSVERPLLAINTLRTETEKSEHKGFAQLLKGCFAAIRNPLAHEPKILWSGENDTADYLSLLSLLHRKLDDAVPTRLGKTIKNSVKTN; the protein is encoded by the coding sequence ATGAGCCAACAACAACCATTTAATGAAGGAACCATAGAAGCACTTGCCCGAGTTTTAGGTGAGTGTGGTTCTGGAACAGACATTACACGGATACTAAATGACAGAGGTTTACCTGATCATTCGGGAGAGTCGACCAAATGGCGACGCTTATACTTTATATTCCTAACCTCGCAAAAAGAAACAAACAGCCCTAATAAAATATTGGATTTTATCCGCTCTTTTTTAACCCCTGCCCGCTTTGTCGGTCGTAACGAAGAATTAGAAAACCACCGAACCAAACTTAATACTATTCTTGTGATGGTTGGGCTTGAGTTAGGGAAAGACGGCCAGTTCAGAATTGTTCATCCAGCAACTACGCTTGATGAGGCAGAGAAACGAGTACAAACCATTCGTGAACGTTTAAAAGGCCGAGCGATACACTCAGAAGTTGAGAAATACTGTCGTGCAGAATTAATGCAGGAAAACTACTTTCATGCCGTTTTCGAAGCATCAAAAGGGCTCGCACAACGAATTCGGGAATTATCTGGTACAGACGGTGACGGGGCACAGTTAATTGATAAAGTTTTTTCTGTCGAAAGGCCACTTCTAGCAATAAATACTTTACGTACTGAAACAGAAAAATCGGAGCATAAGGGCTTTGCTCAGTTACTAAAAGGATGCTTTGCAGCAATCAGAAACCCCCTTGCTCATGAACCTAAAATACTATGGAGCGGAGAAAATGATACTGCCGACTATCTTTCGCTGTTATCATTATTGCATAGAAAACTAGATGATGCCGTGCCAACAAGATTGGGAAAAACAATAAAAAATTCCGTTAAAACTAATTAG
- a CDS encoding spore cortex protein translates to MRSFALLAVFSLLSACSWETYQKADGHTALKPKYQPGTPVVYQDGTYSRNMRYNQFRPEQRAVTSGGHTENVRGTNWEAPSMPNTVQ, encoded by the coding sequence ATGCGCTCTTTTGCCCTTTTGGCTGTTTTTTCCCTACTGAGTGCCTGCTCTTGGGAAACCTATCAAAAAGCCGACGGCCACACTGCTTTAAAACCAAAATACCAACCCGGCACACCGGTGGTTTACCAAGATGGTACTTATTCGCGCAATATGCGCTATAACCAATTCCGTCCCGAACAACGTGCCGTCACTTCAGGCGGTCACACGGAAAATGTACGCGGCACCAACTGGGAAGCCCCAAGTATGCCAAATACAGTGCAATAA
- the glmU gene encoding bifunctional UDP-N-acetylglucosamine diphosphorylase/glucosamine-1-phosphate N-acetyltransferase GlmU has protein sequence MSQSSLHVVILAAGKGTRMYSKLPKVLHQIGGEPMVQRVIDTARSLNPESISVVIGHGKEAVLAQVKRDVNWVEQNEQLGTGHAVKIALPHLPEEGRTLVLYGDVPLTDTATLEALLEAAGDEVGLLTDVLDDPTGYGRIIRDNGKVVAIVEEKDADAAQKAIQETNTGILVLPNAKLAGWLNSLQSNNAQGEYYLTDLIALANRDGIAVHPVQVAASYLAAGVNNKVQLAELERIFQKQQAQALLKAGVTLRDPDRFDLRGRLKHGQDVVIDVNVVLEGEVELGDDVEIGANCIIRNATIASGSKIAPFSHLEGCEVGEDARIGPFARLRANTKLGNGVHIGNFVETKNTTMGNGSKANHLTYLGDSEVGSQTNIGAGTITANYDGVNKHRTKIGDDVRIGSNVVLVAPVSLGNKVTVGAGSSITKSCEDNTLVLARARQTVIEDWIRPEKNQK, from the coding sequence ATGAGCCAATCTTCTTTACATGTCGTTATTCTAGCTGCCGGAAAAGGCACCCGAATGTATTCCAAACTGCCTAAAGTATTACACCAAATCGGTGGCGAGCCGATGGTTCAGCGTGTTATCGACACCGCCCGCAGCTTAAACCCCGAAAGCATCAGTGTTGTGATCGGGCATGGTAAAGAAGCAGTTTTGGCGCAGGTGAAGCGTGATGTGAATTGGGTAGAGCAAAACGAGCAACTGGGCACCGGCCACGCGGTAAAAATTGCGCTACCACATTTGCCGGAAGAAGGCCGTACTTTGGTGCTCTATGGTGATGTGCCGTTAACCGATACCGCTACACTGGAAGCTTTGCTGGAAGCAGCCGGTGATGAAGTCGGCCTGCTAACCGATGTTTTAGACGATCCGACCGGATACGGCCGTATTATCCGCGACAACGGCAAAGTGGTGGCTATTGTCGAAGAAAAAGATGCCGATGCCGCTCAAAAAGCCATTCAAGAAACCAATACCGGTATTTTGGTATTGCCCAATGCCAAGCTTGCCGGATGGCTGAATAGCCTGCAAAGCAACAACGCACAAGGCGAATATTATCTGACCGATTTAATCGCCTTGGCCAATCGTGACGGCATTGCCGTTCACCCCGTGCAAGTTGCCGCATCTTATCTGGCGGCAGGCGTGAACAATAAAGTGCAACTGGCCGAATTAGAACGGATTTTCCAAAAACAACAGGCACAAGCTTTGCTGAAAGCAGGCGTTACCCTGCGCGATCCCGATCGTTTTGATTTAAGAGGCCGTCTGAAACATGGTCAAGATGTGGTGATTGATGTGAATGTGGTATTGGAAGGTGAAGTGGAATTGGGCGACGATGTGGAAATCGGTGCCAATTGTATTATCCGTAATGCCACAATTGCTTCAGGTTCGAAAATTGCCCCGTTCTCTCATTTAGAAGGCTGCGAAGTGGGTGAAGATGCCCGTATCGGCCCGTTTGCCCGCCTGCGCGCCAATACCAAATTGGGCAACGGTGTTCATATCGGTAATTTTGTCGAAACCAAAAATACAACGATGGGCAATGGCAGCAAAGCCAACCATCTGACTTATCTGGGTGATTCCGAAGTCGGCAGCCAAACCAATATCGGCGCCGGTACGATTACTGCCAACTATGATGGCGTAAACAAACATAGAACAAAAATCGGCGATGATGTGCGTATCGGTTCGAATGTTGTGTTGGTGGCACCGGTTAGCTTGGGCAATAAGGTTACTGTGGGCGCGGGCAGTTCGATTACCAAAAGTTGCGAAGACAATACTTTAGTACTCGCACGTGCACGCCAAACCGTTATCGAAGATTGGATACGGCCGGAAAAAAATCAGAAATAA
- the glmS gene encoding glutamine--fructose-6-phosphate transaminase (isomerizing), whose amino-acid sequence MCGIVGAIRANHNVVDFLTDGLERLEYRGYDSSGIAVSIDGKIKRVRRVGRVALMAQAAKEKNLFGRIGIGHTRWATHGGVTEPNAHPHISGGTVAVVHNGIIENFESERQRLQKLGYVFESQTDTEVIAHSVNHEYLQTGDLFTAVQAACKRFHGAFAIAVVAQDNTENMVVARMGCPLLVAFGEDETFIASDVSAVIAFTRHIAYLEDGDIALLSTKGIEKLIDKDGQVAERKVKISELSLASLELGPYSHFMQKEIHEQPRAIADTAEVFLEGGFEPENFGSNAREVFDDIHSIKILACGTSYYSALTAKYWLESIAKMPTDVEIASEYRYRDVIADPKQMVITISQSGETLDTMEALKYAKSLGHKHSLSICNVMESALPRESELVLYTRAGAEIGVASTKAFTTQLVVLFGLTVTLGKMRGHVSAEQEQHYTEELRQLPGSIQHVLNLEPQITAWAQKFASKQSALFLGRGIHYPIALEGALKLKEITYIHAEAYPAGELKHGPLALVDENMPVVVIAPNDMLLDKVKANMQEVGARGGELFVFTDLDSNFNEDEGVHVIRTPRHVGVLSPIVHTIPVQLLSYHAALARGTDVDKPRNLAKSVTVE is encoded by the coding sequence ATGTGCGGTATCGTAGGTGCTATACGCGCCAATCACAATGTAGTGGATTTTCTAACAGACGGCTTAGAGCGTCTGGAATATCGTGGCTACGATTCATCAGGTATCGCCGTCAGTATCGACGGCAAAATCAAACGTGTCCGCCGTGTCGGCAGAGTGGCTTTAATGGCACAGGCAGCCAAAGAAAAAAATCTGTTCGGCCGTATCGGTATCGGTCATACCCGTTGGGCGACACACGGTGGTGTTACCGAGCCGAATGCACACCCCCATATTTCAGGCGGCACCGTAGCGGTGGTGCATAACGGTATTATCGAAAACTTCGAAAGCGAGCGTCAGCGCTTACAAAAGCTCGGCTATGTTTTCGAATCACAAACCGATACCGAAGTGATTGCCCACAGCGTGAACCACGAATATCTGCAAACCGGTGATTTGTTTACCGCCGTACAAGCAGCCTGCAAACGTTTTCACGGTGCTTTTGCCATTGCCGTTGTCGCACAAGACAATACCGAAAACATGGTGGTGGCGCGCATGGGTTGCCCGCTTTTGGTGGCTTTCGGTGAAGACGAAACCTTTATTGCTTCCGACGTATCGGCCGTCATCGCCTTTACCCGGCATATTGCTTATCTGGAAGACGGCGATATTGCCCTGCTCAGCACCAAAGGCATTGAAAAACTAATTGATAAAGACGGCCAAGTTGCCGAACGTAAAGTAAAAATTTCCGAGCTTTCTCTTGCCTCATTGGAATTAGGCCCATACAGCCATTTCATGCAAAAAGAAATACACGAGCAGCCGCGCGCAATTGCCGATACGGCTGAAGTATTTCTAGAGGGCGGTTTTGAACCTGAAAACTTCGGCAGTAATGCCCGCGAGGTTTTCGATGATATCCACAGCATTAAGATTTTAGCGTGCGGCACTTCTTATTATTCGGCCTTAACCGCCAAATATTGGCTGGAAAGCATTGCCAAAATGCCGACCGATGTCGAAATTGCCAGCGAATACCGTTATCGCGATGTGATTGCCGACCCCAAGCAAATGGTGATTACCATTTCCCAATCCGGTGAAACATTGGATACGATGGAAGCCTTAAAATACGCCAAATCGCTTGGGCATAAACATAGCTTATCCATTTGTAATGTGATGGAATCCGCCCTGCCGCGCGAAAGCGAACTTGTGCTTTACACCCGCGCCGGTGCCGAAATCGGCGTGGCTTCAACCAAAGCATTTACCACTCAATTGGTGGTATTGTTCGGCTTAACCGTAACCTTAGGCAAAATGCGCGGCCACGTTTCCGCAGAGCAAGAGCAACACTATACGGAAGAGTTGCGCCAACTGCCCGGCAGCATTCAGCACGTATTGAATCTGGAACCGCAAATTACCGCTTGGGCGCAAAAATTTGCTTCCAAACAAAGCGCATTATTCCTAGGCCGCGGCATTCATTATCCGATTGCATTGGAAGGCGCGCTTAAATTAAAAGAAATCACTTATATTCACGCAGAAGCCTACCCGGCAGGCGAATTAAAACACGGCCCGCTGGCGTTGGTAGATGAAAATATGCCCGTTGTCGTGATTGCCCCCAACGATATGTTGCTGGATAAAGTCAAAGCCAATATGCAGGAAGTCGGCGCGCGCGGTGGTGAGCTGTTTGTATTTACCGATCTAGACAGCAATTTTAATGAAGACGAAGGCGTGCATGTTATCCGCACCCCACGCCATGTCGGTGTACTATCCCCGATTGTTCATACTATCCCTGTTCAGCTGTTGTCTTACCATGCCGCGTTGGCTCGTGGTACTGATGTGGATAAACCGAGAAATTTGGCGAAATCTGTTACGGTTGAGTGA
- the betT gene encoding choline BCCT transporter BetT, with protein MHNASNHTEAELPKLAVNKTVFTAASVASVALIVFTIMFPELSENVLGSALRWISDKFGWYYMLVVAAYSIFAIFVGASRYGDIKLGKDQDRPDFPYLAWAAMLFSAGIGIDLLFFGASEPLTHYLTPNIGEGGTPEAARAAMAQTFLHWGLHGWGIYALIGMALAYFAYRKDMPLALRSALMPIFGRKRTEGWLGHTVDTFGVVCTLLGIATSLGIGVLQANAGLNHVFGIPTNKMVQAIIIVSVVIVAGLSAMSGVERGVRRLSEINMLGATVLLIGLLFMGSTVFLLNALTENIGDYFQTIIGKTFQVYAYNGDQGAEWKSGWTIFFWAWWVAWAPFVGLFIARISRGRTLREFVFGVMFIPLGFIFAWFSIFGNSAIEMVNNGAVALGETALQDPAMGLFALLEHYPLSSMWSLLAVVIGLIFFVTSADSGALVLANLSSKNLASGADAPIWMRLFWAAATGLITLGLLFAGGFGSLQSVSVVAGLPFSLILVLYMISLWICLQQEGNKRKANLIDRAMVLDNGRNWRNRLSRLVNFPDAEDASRFMTQSLQPAMLEVAHELQEKGIESRLTEDKENRALKLAVLHGEEIDFLYEVRLLEAVKPVFALSQASNLAPKGEQEVYYRAEVFLVEGSQDYDIVGYTKEQIIIDILNQYERHIQFLHFER; from the coding sequence ATGCATAATGCCTCTAATCACACGGAAGCGGAGCTACCGAAGCTGGCGGTGAACAAAACCGTGTTTACCGCCGCTTCGGTAGCATCTGTTGCCCTTATCGTATTTACGATTATGTTCCCCGAGCTCAGCGAAAATGTGCTCGGCAGCGCTTTGCGTTGGATATCGGATAAATTCGGCTGGTATTACATGCTGGTTGTGGCCGCTTATTCGATTTTCGCTATTTTTGTCGGCGCATCGCGCTATGGCGATATCAAATTGGGTAAAGACCAAGACCGTCCCGACTTTCCCTATCTGGCTTGGGCCGCAATGTTGTTCTCGGCCGGTATCGGGATCGATTTGCTGTTTTTCGGTGCTTCCGAACCGCTGACCCACTATCTCACCCCCAATATCGGCGAGGGCGGTACACCCGAAGCGGCACGGGCGGCGATGGCGCAAACTTTCTTACACTGGGGTTTGCACGGTTGGGGTATTTACGCCTTAATCGGTATGGCGCTGGCGTATTTCGCTTACCGCAAAGACATGCCGCTTGCCCTGCGCAGTGCTTTGATGCCTATTTTTGGCCGCAAACGTACTGAAGGCTGGCTGGGGCACACCGTTGATACCTTCGGTGTGGTGTGTACCCTGCTCGGTATTGCCACCAGTCTCGGTATCGGCGTATTGCAGGCCAATGCGGGTTTGAACCATGTATTCGGTATTCCGACCAATAAAATGGTACAAGCCATTATTATTGTTTCGGTGGTGATTGTGGCCGGATTATCGGCGATGTCGGGCGTGGAGCGCGGTGTGCGCCGTCTTTCTGAAATCAATATGTTGGGCGCTACTGTTCTACTAATCGGCCTGCTGTTTATGGGCTCGACCGTGTTCCTATTGAACGCGCTTACTGAAAATATCGGTGATTACTTCCAAACCATTATCGGCAAAACTTTCCAAGTGTATGCCTATAACGGTGATCAAGGCGCGGAATGGAAATCAGGCTGGACCATATTTTTCTGGGCATGGTGGGTAGCATGGGCGCCGTTTGTCGGCCTGTTTATCGCCCGCATTTCACGCGGCCGTACTTTGCGTGAATTTGTGTTCGGCGTGATGTTTATCCCGCTTGGCTTTATCTTTGCCTGGTTCTCGATTTTTGGTAACAGCGCCATTGAAATGGTGAATAACGGTGCGGTGGCTTTAGGCGAAACCGCCCTGCAAGACCCGGCAATGGGCTTGTTCGCACTGCTTGAGCATTATCCGCTTTCCTCTATGTGGTCGTTGTTGGCGGTGGTAATCGGTTTGATTTTCTTTGTTACCTCTGCCGACTCCGGCGCGCTGGTATTGGCAAACTTAAGCTCGAAAAACCTTGCTTCCGGTGCCGATGCGCCGATTTGGATGCGCCTATTCTGGGCGGCTGCCACAGGCCTAATCACCCTCGGCCTGCTTTTTGCCGGCGGCTTTGGCTCGTTGCAATCGGTATCGGTTGTCGCAGGCTTGCCGTTCTCGCTTATTTTGGTGCTTTACATGATTTCTTTGTGGATATGCTTGCAACAAGAAGGCAACAAGCGCAAAGCCAACCTTATCGACCGCGCAATGGTATTGGATAACGGCCGCAACTGGCGCAACCGTTTAAGCCGCTTGGTGAACTTCCCCGATGCCGAAGATGCTTCGCGCTTTATGACTCAAAGCTTGCAACCGGCTATGCTGGAAGTAGCGCATGAATTGCAGGAAAAAGGCATTGAAAGCAGGCTCACGGAAGACAAAGAAAACCGTGCCTTGAAATTGGCTGTATTGCATGGTGAAGAAATTGATTTCTTATATGAAGTCCGCTTATTAGAAGCCGTTAAACCGGTATTCGCTTTGAGTCAGGCTTCTAATCTGGCACCGAAAGGCGAACAAGAAGTCTATTACCGTGCCGAAGTATTCTTGGTTGAAGGCAGTCAGGATTACGATATTGTCGGCTACACCAAAGAGCAAATCATTATTGATATTTTGAATCAATATGAACGGCATATTCAGTTTTTGCATTTTGAGCGTTAA
- a CDS encoding PTS transporter subunit IIC yields MSFKAFLAERNIEFSLRRYGIDALNFMALGLFSSLIVGLILKTIGTWASWQWLVDVGTQAQSAMGAAIGTGVAFALKAPPLVLLASVVTGTAGAALGGPVGCFLAAAAGAEAGKLLHKTTPIDIVITPAATLSVGIAIAQFIGPAVAALMTQTGELVMWAVELQPLLMSMVVAVLMGVLLTLPISSAAIAISLSLSGLAAGAATVGCCAQMIGFAIMGFRDNRWAGLLSHGLGTSMLQMPNIIKNPKIWIPPTLTGALLAPLATLGFQMSNIPSGAGMGTSGLVGQVGTINAMGSTPTIWFAIALLHFILPALLTWLIAAWMRRRGWIRDGDLKLDI; encoded by the coding sequence ATGAGTTTCAAAGCTTTTTTAGCCGAACGGAATATTGAATTCAGTTTGCGCCGCTACGGTATAGACGCACTCAATTTTATGGCTTTAGGCTTATTCAGCTCGCTTATTGTCGGACTGATTTTAAAAACCATCGGCACATGGGCCTCATGGCAATGGCTGGTAGATGTCGGCACGCAAGCGCAAAGCGCTATGGGCGCGGCCATCGGCACGGGCGTAGCCTTTGCCCTCAAAGCACCGCCGCTGGTCTTGCTCGCCAGCGTAGTCACCGGCACCGCAGGCGCAGCTTTAGGCGGCCCGGTCGGTTGTTTTCTCGCCGCAGCAGCCGGCGCCGAAGCCGGAAAATTACTTCATAAAACCACCCCGATTGATATTGTGATTACCCCGGCTGCCACCTTAAGCGTCGGCATTGCCATTGCCCAATTTATCGGCCCTGCCGTTGCCGCCTTAATGACCCAAACTGGAGAATTGGTGATGTGGGCGGTAGAATTACAGCCCTTACTCATGAGCATGGTCGTGGCCGTATTAATGGGCGTATTATTAACCTTGCCCATCTCAAGCGCCGCCATTGCCATTTCCCTTTCCCTCAGCGGGCTGGCAGCAGGCGCGGCCACCGTAGGCTGTTGCGCACAAATGATAGGTTTTGCCATTATGGGCTTTCGGGATAACCGCTGGGCAGGCCTACTCAGCCACGGCCTAGGCACCAGCATGCTGCAAATGCCCAATATCATTAAAAACCCGAAAATCTGGATTCCGCCCACGTTAACCGGCGCATTATTGGCACCATTAGCCACCTTAGGCTTTCAAATGAGCAATATCCCCTCCGGCGCAGGAATGGGCACCAGCGGATTAGTCGGCCAAGTAGGCACAATCAACGCCATGGGCAGTACTCCGACAATCTGGTTCGCCATTGCCCTACTACATTTCATACTCCCCGCCCTGCTAACCTGGCTGATTGCCGCTTGGATGCGCCGCCGCGGTTGGATTCGTGATGGGGATTTGAAGCTTGATATATAA
- the betA gene encoding choline dehydrogenase, with protein sequence MSLKTAYDYIIIGAGSAGNVLAARLTEDENVSVLLLEAGLPDYRLDFRTQMPAALAMPLQGTTYNWGYKTDPEPHMNNRRMDCGRGKGLGGSSLINGMCYIRGNAMDFDNWAQQPGLEDWTYLDCLPYFKKAEQRDAGENDYHGGSGPVHVTTAKPGVNPLFEAMIQAGVDAGYPRTDDLNGYQQEGFGPMDRFVTPNGRRSSTARGYLDMAKHRDRLTILTGALTDTILFDGKRARGVRFSHKGQTHSIDARREVLLCAGAIASPQILQRSGVGPGAWLQEAGVSEILDLPGVGNNLQDHLELYMQYECKEPVSIAPATNWWNKPAIGAEWMFMGTGLGATNHFEGGGFIRSDEKFAWPNIQYHFLPIAVRYDGRNASKSHSFQAHVGSMRSPSRGRIKLKSRDPAEHPSILFNYMSHEQDWEEFRAAIRITREIMNQPALDRYRGDVITPAANLQSDAELDEYVRNHAETAYHPSCTCAMGEGNDAVVDNEGRVHGIEALRVVDASIMPTIITGNLNATTIMLAEKIADKIRGRQPLPKSTAAYYVAGDAPVRGEAKRSS encoded by the coding sequence ATGTCATTAAAAACTGCTTACGACTACATTATTATCGGTGCCGGTAGTGCCGGTAATGTGTTGGCTGCACGGCTAACCGAAGATGAAAATGTCTCCGTATTACTGCTGGAAGCGGGTCTGCCAGATTATCGTTTGGATTTCCGCACACAAATGCCGGCCGCATTGGCAATGCCGCTGCAAGGCACCACCTATAACTGGGGTTATAAAACCGATCCCGAGCCGCATATGAACAACCGCCGTATGGATTGCGGGCGGGGTAAAGGTTTGGGCGGTTCGTCGTTGATTAACGGTATGTGTTATATCCGCGGCAATGCGATGGATTTCGATAATTGGGCGCAACAGCCCGGTTTGGAAGATTGGACTTATCTCGACTGCCTGCCTTATTTTAAAAAAGCAGAACAGCGCGATGCCGGTGAAAACGATTACCACGGCGGCAGCGGCCCGGTGCATGTAACCACCGCTAAGCCCGGCGTGAATCCGTTGTTTGAAGCGATGATTCAGGCCGGTGTGGATGCGGGCTATCCGCGAACCGACGATTTAAACGGCTATCAGCAGGAAGGTTTCGGCCCGATGGATCGTTTTGTAACGCCTAATGGCCGCCGTTCTTCAACCGCACGCGGTTATTTGGATATGGCCAAACACCGCGACCGCCTAACCATTCTCACCGGCGCACTGACCGACACGATTTTATTCGACGGCAAACGGGCGCGGGGGGTGCGTTTCAGCCATAAAGGGCAAACGCACAGCATTGATGCCCGCCGTGAAGTGTTGTTGTGTGCCGGAGCGATTGCTTCGCCGCAGATTTTACAACGCAGCGGTGTCGGCCCCGGGGCATGGTTGCAAGAAGCCGGCGTGAGCGAAATTCTTGATTTGCCCGGCGTAGGCAATAATTTGCAAGACCATCTCGAGCTTTACATGCAGTATGAATGTAAAGAACCGGTTTCGATTGCACCGGCAACAAACTGGTGGAACAAACCCGCTATCGGTGCCGAATGGATGTTTATGGGCACCGGCCTTGGCGCAACCAACCATTTCGAAGGCGGCGGCTTTATCCGCAGCGATGAAAAATTCGCTTGGCCGAATATCCAATATCATTTTCTACCCATTGCCGTTCGCTACGACGGACGCAATGCCAGCAAGTCGCACAGTTTCCAAGCACACGTTGGATCGATGCGTTCGCCCAGCCGCGGCCGTATTAAACTGAAATCACGCGATCCGGCCGAGCATCCGAGCATTCTGTTTAACTATATGAGCCATGAACAGGATTGGGAAGAATTCCGTGCCGCCATCCGCATCACGCGCGAGATTATGAATCAACCTGCGCTCGACCGTTATCGCGGCGACGTGATAACCCCGGCTGCCAATCTGCAAAGCGATGCCGAGCTGGACGAATATGTGCGCAACCATGCCGAAACCGCTTATCACCCTTCTTGCACCTGTGCGATGGGTGAGGGCAATGATGCTGTGGTGGATAATGAAGGCCGCGTACACGGCATTGAAGCCTTGCGCGTGGTGGATGCTTCGATTATGCCGACCATTATTACCGGCAACCTCAATGCCACCACCATTATGTTGGCAGAAAAAATCGCCGACAAAATCCGTGGCCGCCAACCGTTGCCCAAATCAACTGCGGCTTATTATGTGGCCGGAGATGCGCCGGTGCGCGGAGAAGCCAAGCGCAGTAGTTAA